In Vibrio sp. NTOU-M3, the following proteins share a genomic window:
- the tssM gene encoding type VI secretion system membrane subunit TssM, which translates to MVAALPVLLFTTFILVNVAIWWAGPWLEIAGNRPLDSVMARLVASGFFTLGCLGIWGIVQWRKLQGFKAEQKREETLRQDPIKLLEERQENELNHMMVNMKQSLNKRNYLYALPWYLVLGLENAGKTSLINRSGQNFVFSSVLRASGQKSENPYSFDWWVGDESVLIDPDGELLTQGNRSEDNDGEMERRLWLHFINWLDRTRSRRPLNGIVLALDLSHLATATATERKAYASLLRARLRELMETLSTRLPVYVSLTKLDLLHGFEPFFKQYTKKQREEVLGFTFSLDSVDELDHWLEEFINEYGQFVERINELLPEAAATPMSLEERNAIYSFTRQIAGLKDILKEFFQDALSSDQFSTSALVRGVYFTSVYQQGVPTNAFDDAASRRYGLTHAVNKAQQAKNSTVYFTQKLFSNVIYPEAGLASDNFRVAKQKRRLMGLSFVACSIASLLLVGTWHRYYMVNTNQASAVLSKVNEYKEQFPSSSRLTSQQDILIPLNKIREATLEFGFFREKPMYVSDFGLYQGHTIGPKVEETYLNLLETRFLPLLMADVVVELNLAETDEEKLAVLRVYRMMVDKSGRYKEYVLDFFGKYWQQEFSGQRKVQEELLGHLDYAMRHTDLAGDRNNGDIAAEQVMKPYDVMIAKVQADLGSMPNDQRVYRNLKLTAQTALGPSINLRNLVGPVFDLVFEERVERSSALFIPQMLTKKGFEDYFLPESEQVSDLALIDSWVLGQSKTAQFSEADKQVLRDKIRDLYVADYVNTWRAALNEIDMKYFQDINDAVAVLDNLTGNIEPLQRLLRTLDTNTQVIAQLPTGEDAQKEILKSPKYKVASMIQAPFSELNNMLAPVGEQPAYINEVLASVEELKNYLKGIQESPDAGMAALEATKARLKLVNADPIYTLRRISSGLPQPLDAMVAKLADESWYVVKQEAIKHLEVRWYEDVYKTYETKLASRYPFSQKSKKDAALNDFEAFFAPNGTLDSFYNHQLKMFIEDASALNEGDNAQSIIRKDVLEQIKQAQRIQAAFFNRKGILDVNFAIEPLRLTNNKRRSVLNVDGQYLAYSHGPRESVDLIWPNTLRDSAVSKVTLVPAKPNQSPRSINLQGPWAFFRLLEKGEVISASPTSVDFKFAVDGGDMTYRIYAESDANPFTDRLFKSFKLSKTLY; encoded by the coding sequence ATGGTTGCTGCTTTACCTGTTTTGCTATTCACAACGTTCATTTTAGTGAACGTGGCAATTTGGTGGGCTGGCCCGTGGTTAGAAATTGCAGGTAACCGACCGCTTGATAGTGTAATGGCACGTCTAGTGGCAAGTGGATTTTTTACGCTTGGCTGTCTAGGAATCTGGGGTATTGTCCAATGGCGTAAATTGCAAGGGTTTAAAGCGGAGCAAAAACGAGAAGAGACACTTCGCCAAGATCCAATAAAGTTACTTGAAGAGCGCCAAGAAAACGAGCTCAACCACATGATGGTCAATATGAAGCAGAGCTTGAATAAGCGTAACTACTTGTATGCTTTACCGTGGTATTTAGTGCTTGGACTTGAGAATGCGGGTAAGACGAGTCTTATTAATCGTTCTGGACAAAACTTTGTGTTCTCTTCGGTACTTAGAGCGTCTGGCCAAAAAAGCGAGAACCCTTATTCTTTTGATTGGTGGGTAGGTGATGAATCTGTTTTGATCGATCCAGATGGTGAACTGCTTACTCAAGGCAATCGGAGTGAAGACAATGATGGAGAAATGGAACGCAGGCTTTGGCTTCACTTCATCAATTGGCTTGATCGTACTCGCAGCCGTCGACCGCTAAATGGTATTGTGTTGGCGCTTGACCTATCACATTTGGCAACGGCAACAGCAACTGAACGAAAAGCGTATGCTAGTTTACTCCGTGCTCGCTTACGTGAGTTGATGGAAACATTATCGACCCGCCTACCGGTGTACGTCTCATTGACTAAACTCGACTTACTTCACGGCTTTGAACCATTCTTTAAACAATACACAAAGAAACAGCGCGAAGAAGTTCTAGGTTTCACCTTCTCATTAGACTCTGTTGATGAACTTGATCATTGGCTGGAAGAATTTATTAATGAATATGGTCAGTTTGTTGAGCGAATTAACGAACTGTTACCTGAAGCCGCTGCGACACCTATGTCACTTGAAGAGCGAAATGCAATTTACAGTTTTACTCGTCAAATTGCTGGCTTAAAAGATATTTTGAAGGAGTTCTTCCAAGATGCGTTATCAAGTGATCAGTTCTCCACATCAGCGCTAGTTCGTGGTGTCTACTTTACTTCGGTTTATCAGCAAGGGGTTCCTACGAATGCATTTGATGATGCAGCCTCACGTCGCTATGGATTGACTCATGCGGTCAATAAAGCTCAACAGGCAAAGAATTCCACCGTCTATTTTACTCAAAAGCTATTTAGCAACGTCATTTACCCTGAAGCAGGGCTTGCGTCGGATAACTTTCGTGTTGCTAAGCAAAAGCGTCGTTTGATGGGGTTATCATTTGTTGCTTGCTCGATTGCTTCGCTTTTGTTAGTCGGTACTTGGCATCGTTATTACATGGTCAATACCAATCAAGCGTCGGCGGTATTGTCAAAAGTAAATGAATATAAGGAACAATTTCCATCCAGTTCACGCTTAACATCGCAGCAAGACATTCTCATCCCATTAAACAAAATTCGTGAGGCTACGTTGGAGTTCGGTTTCTTCCGTGAAAAACCGATGTATGTTTCTGATTTTGGGCTTTATCAGGGCCATACTATTGGACCTAAAGTGGAAGAAACGTATCTGAACTTGTTGGAGACCCGTTTCTTGCCTCTTCTTATGGCGGATGTAGTTGTTGAGCTTAACTTAGCTGAAACTGATGAAGAAAAGCTCGCGGTACTGCGTGTTTATCGCATGATGGTAGATAAAAGTGGGCGCTACAAAGAATATGTGCTCGATTTCTTCGGTAAATATTGGCAACAAGAGTTTTCTGGTCAACGCAAAGTGCAAGAGGAGCTCCTTGGGCACCTTGATTATGCAATGCGTCATACCGATCTAGCTGGCGACAGAAATAATGGCGATATTGCTGCAGAGCAGGTAATGAAGCCTTATGATGTAATGATTGCAAAGGTTCAAGCGGACCTTGGTTCTATGCCTAATGATCAGCGAGTATATCGAAATCTAAAATTGACGGCTCAAACAGCACTTGGCCCTTCCATCAACTTAAGAAATCTCGTTGGTCCAGTGTTTGATCTGGTATTCGAAGAGCGTGTCGAGCGCAGTTCTGCGTTGTTCATTCCACAGATGTTGACTAAAAAAGGTTTTGAAGACTATTTCCTTCCGGAGTCAGAACAAGTTTCTGATTTAGCATTGATTGATAGCTGGGTGTTAGGACAGTCAAAAACGGCCCAATTTAGTGAAGCGGACAAGCAGGTTCTTCGTGACAAAATACGAGATTTATATGTCGCAGATTATGTGAATACTTGGCGAGCGGCACTGAACGAAATTGATATGAAGTACTTCCAGGATATCAACGATGCCGTTGCAGTATTGGATAACCTGACAGGAAACATTGAGCCGCTACAGCGTTTACTCCGCACTTTGGATACTAATACTCAGGTGATCGCCCAATTACCAACTGGAGAAGATGCACAGAAAGAGATCTTAAAGTCACCAAAATACAAAGTGGCTTCAATGATCCAAGCACCATTTTCTGAGCTGAATAACATGTTAGCACCTGTTGGAGAGCAACCTGCTTATATCAACGAAGTATTGGCGTCTGTTGAAGAACTGAAAAATTACCTCAAGGGCATTCAAGAATCTCCGGATGCAGGCATGGCTGCTCTAGAAGCCACTAAGGCTCGGTTAAAGCTCGTTAATGCAGATCCGATCTATACCTTGAGACGTATCTCTTCTGGTTTACCTCAACCACTTGATGCTATGGTTGCAAAGCTTGCTGATGAAAGCTGGTATGTCGTTAAGCAAGAAGCGATTAAGCATTTGGAAGTGCGTTGGTATGAAGATGTTTACAAAACCTATGAGACTAAGCTAGCCAGTCGTTATCCTTTCAGCCAGAAATCGAAAAAAGATGCAGCGTTAAATGATTTTGAAGCCTTCTTTGCTCCGAATGGTACATTGGACAGCTTTTACAATCATCAGTTAAAGATGTTTATTGAAGATGCTTCGGCACTGAATGAAGGCGATAATGCTCAATCCATCATCCGCAAAGATGTTCTTGAGCAAATAAAGCAGGCTCAACGTATTCAGGCTGCGTTCTTCAATCGTAAAGGTATCTTGGATGTGAACTTTGCAATTGAACCTCTGCGTCTAACTAATAATAAGCGTCGTAGTGTGTTGAACGTCGATGGGCAGTACTTGGCGTACAGTCATGGTCCACGCGAAAGTGTCGATCTTATCTGGCCAAATACCTTGCGTGATTCTGCTGTTTCGAAAGTCACGCTTGTTCCTGCAAAACCGAATCAGTCTCCACGCAGTATTAATCTTCAAGGACCTTGGGCGTTCTTCCGCTT
- the tssA gene encoding type VI secretion system protein TssA, with protein sequence MELAEYREHIVRPISSKTSVGERLIDDPLFDFIEDQMMKVGSLSHGSVQWDEVEHSIVKLFSEKTKDIKLLVHLLQCLHNQVNPQRLIVSFGVMNDFIAHYWETCYPAPGKRGNLPRRKFFSQMVQRFSLVLEKVDFNLFDTQDRDALLSACEEWQKTIEKAGLTNDVVSSVAISITSELRKVDERQKTEQPEIKQNVAAPITTTSTSSVSVDSTSDKATKQSLLKVADFLGEQEFGSSIGIRLRRYAVWGAITTLPDHDANGETLLRGMQADRVKDYQDKLRQPDLVLWRQVEQSLTMAPYWFEGHLMSYQIAKSLGKQEWCESIASETRLFLQRLPELMSLKFKGGEPFVPQSVIEWINGTDTAQSSSQSALGDWQELRKEAFSLAKEGGIAVALSMLNDGLVKATEPRDRFYWRMLSADLLQANHLDEMAVSQYQTLYEQVLSMKVTDWEPTLVEELKRYATSD encoded by the coding sequence ATGGAATTAGCAGAGTACCGCGAACATATAGTTCGACCTATTTCTTCCAAAACATCGGTTGGAGAACGACTCATCGATGATCCTCTTTTTGATTTTATTGAGGATCAGATGATGAAGGTGGGTTCGCTATCTCATGGCAGTGTCCAATGGGATGAAGTGGAGCATAGTATTGTTAAGTTATTTAGTGAGAAAACCAAAGATATAAAGCTTTTGGTTCACTTACTGCAGTGCTTACATAATCAAGTTAACCCGCAGCGTCTAATCGTTTCTTTTGGAGTAATGAATGATTTTATTGCTCACTACTGGGAAACCTGTTACCCGGCTCCAGGTAAACGTGGCAACCTTCCTCGACGTAAATTCTTTAGCCAAATGGTGCAGCGCTTTTCTTTAGTGTTGGAAAAGGTTGACTTTAATCTGTTTGATACCCAAGACAGAGACGCTTTGTTGTCAGCATGTGAGGAATGGCAGAAAACGATTGAAAAGGCAGGGTTAACAAATGATGTCGTTAGTTCGGTTGCCATTTCCATTACTTCTGAACTACGCAAAGTTGATGAGCGCCAGAAAACTGAGCAGCCAGAGATAAAGCAAAATGTTGCGGCTCCCATCACGACAACGAGTACATCTTCAGTATCGGTGGACAGCACAAGTGATAAGGCGACAAAACAGTCATTGCTAAAGGTGGCTGACTTTTTAGGTGAGCAGGAATTTGGCAGCTCAATTGGGATCCGTTTACGACGCTATGCCGTATGGGGGGCCATCACAACACTGCCTGATCATGATGCTAATGGAGAGACGCTTCTTCGTGGCATGCAAGCTGACAGAGTAAAAGATTACCAAGATAAGCTTAGGCAGCCTGATCTAGTGCTTTGGCGCCAAGTAGAACAAAGCTTAACGATGGCTCCGTATTGGTTTGAAGGCCACTTAATGAGCTATCAGATAGCAAAAAGTCTTGGTAAGCAAGAGTGGTGTGAATCAATTGCTTCGGAAACACGTCTATTCTTGCAGCGTCTTCCTGAATTAATGAGCCTCAAGTTTAAAGGTGGTGAACCATTCGTACCGCAATCAGTGATTGAATGGATTAATGGAACTGATACAGCACAAAGCAGCTCTCAATCAGCTTTAGGTGATTGGCAAGAGCTAAGAAAGGAAGCATTTTCCTTAGCAAAAGAAGGCGGAATCGCGGTTGCGTTGTCCATGTTAAATGATGGATTAGTTAAGGCAACAGAGCCACGAGATCGTTTCTATTGGAGAATGCTTTCAGCAGACCTCTTGCAGGCAAATCATCTTGATGAGATGGCAGTCTCACAATATCAAACGCTATATGAACAAGTACTATCAATGAAAGTCACCGATTGGGAACCTACATTGGTAGAAGAATTAAAACGATACGCAACGTCAGATTAA